The genomic window TCATTAGACCCACAGGACCCTGTATGAAACTTTGAGCACCATCTACTAACAGTAAGTAAAGAAAACCCATTCTCTTTGTTCAAGAACACTTCAACTAGTGATGATGGTGAGTAATGATGTCATTGGCTTAAATGAAAGGGCTTGTAAGCTGTGAATGTTTATAAGACCCATGCAGCCCTACTATAAGGCTATGGTACATTACACTTTTGGCCATCACATGGGTCACACAACCTCAGGTCACTGTGTTCTGAGATGCCAGACACAGGCTGAATGGCATATGTCATGCTCAAGGTTGCCATAAGGCCCTAAGCCTTCTAACAGTTGTCAATGCTAAAACTGTCTAGTCCAAGTGTCAGATCCTGATGGCCCATTCCCTCTGTACTTACTACAATGCCTTAGAGCCCAGGGGGAGGTCTTAGTAACAGAAGCCCAGACCACGAGCACAGACCCTATGTAGAGCAGGCTGGATACATCTAGGTGACTGTTATATGTATGCAGCAGTTCTGGCAGGACCTGGCTACTACATAACCTGCAATGCTGCAAGAGCTTAGCTTCTGACTGTGACAAGATACAGAGACTGTGAGACGGTACAGAGAATTACAGGTAAAATATATTATACTATCATGTTTTCTGTCCTACACCAACTACTCTAGCTTGTCCTCTGTCCCATATAGTTAATACTTTGTCTTCTGCTCCCCTAGGTAGACTCTCCTGTCCTCTGGTCCCCTAGGTGCCCTCTCCTGTCCTTTTCTCCCCTAGGTGCCCTCTCCTGTCCTTTGCTCCCCTAGGAGCCCTCTCCTGTCCTTTGCTCCCCTAGGAGCCCTCTCCTTCTTCTGCTCCCCTAGGTGCCCTCTCCTGTCCTTTGCTCCCCTAGGATTCCTCTCCAGTCTTCTGCTCCCCTAGGTGCCCTCTTTTTTCTTGTGCTCCCCCTAAATGCTCTCTCCTGTTCTTTGCACGCCTCGGAGCCCtcttcagggccgtatttaccactaggcacccgtggtccggtgcctagggcagcaccttgcaggggggcagcaccagggagcagggggacagaaaaaaataatttttttgtttttatttttttagtttccctcctcccgttcagacttgccagtaaatctggtgtcttttccaggggggtggggggtatggtggtattggtcaggtctggtatcgccaataggtgcgtgaagatggggcgtcttcaggtttagtgcctagggcagcagcagctgttaatacagccctggcccTCTTCTGTCCTCTGCTCCCCCTAAGTGTTCCCGCCTGTCCTCTGCTCCTCCAAGGTGCTCTGTTCTTTCCTAATCCTATCCTATCAGTATCCTATATTGTGAATAGACTTTTTTCTGGATTCATACAAAATGTAACATATACAAAAGAATAGTGCGGTTCTGCGTTCTTATCAAGTTAAAAAATATCGGACAAACATTTTATAATAGAAACCTAGGGCCTATGCCTCAGTTAAACAAATCCATCACAAGGTCTTTATGCTCCTGATACATATGCATTTTATGGGAGCAGAAAATCTGGTGTGAAACTTGAAAAAGTAACAATTTCTGAATCTGTTCTGAACACTAGTCCAATGCTCTACTCATTCTTATCCTGATACTTTCTTAGAGCTTTAGCCCAATCCCTGAAATCCCGGACAAGGATATTTACTATGGCCGCCTTCACCTCTTGGTTCCTCAGGCTATAAATGAGAGGATTTAACATGGGTGTCATGATAGAGTAAAAGATGGCCGCCACCCTGTCTTGTTTCTCAAAGCCCCCAGAAGGAGGATGTAAGTAAGTGAGGAACACGGACACATAGAAGATGGAGACACAGATGATGTGTGAGGAGCAAGTGCTGAACGCTTTCTGTCTGCCACTTGTAGAGTTTATCTGTAGAATGGccaccagtatatagatgtatgaaACCAGTATGGTGACAAAGGAGCCTATGCTGTAAGAtcctataaaaagaaaaattatcaTTTCACAGGTGAAAGTGTTGGAGCAGGACAGCTTGAGCACAGACGGGACATCACAGAAGAAGTGGTTGACAAGGTTTGGACCACAGAAGTTAAGACTAAATATACAACACGTTTGCACCGAACATGGCAAGATGCCGAAAGAAAAAGCAGATAAACCTAGGAGCATGCACTTCTGCTTGGTCATTATGGATGGGTAATGGAGAGGGTGGCAGATGGCAGCATAGCGGTCATAggacatggtggagagaagaagaacTTCTGTAGCTGCACATGTAGAAAAGAAGAAGTACTGGATGGCACAACCAGTGAAGGAGATGACCTTCCTCACAGAGCTAAGGTCAGCAATCATCTTAGGAGTCACAGTAGAGGAGTACAAGAGGTCCACGATCGAGAGGTAACTGAGGAAGTAATACATGGGAGTGTGGAGGGCGGACGTCTTATGGACAATGATGAACAACCCAACGTTACCGACCACTGTTATCACATAAACCAGGAGAAAGAATACAAAGAGGAAGATGGCGAGTGCCGGATCTTGAGTGAGTCCAGAAAACTCAAACATAATCACTTGCGTCTGGTTCATTTTGTTTAATTTGGTTTTTACTCTGTTGGGGAGAAATCGATGATGGATAAAAACTTTAATAATCAGTAAAGAGTATAGAGTACACCAAGTATCTGATGCCAGACTCCCTCACACCCACCTACTGAATGTTCCTGTAGAATTGTGGCCTGTCTCCATAAGTGTCCACGATCTAAATGCCTATGATACTGCCCTGAAGACTGATGTtacttataggggaggtccaAGGGCGGAAaaagactgcatagggcccctgtacaAAAAATGTGCTTGGaccccccataagcaaaccacGCCAGGACACTCTTACATACATGAGTATCAAGGTGCTCCAAATGTTTACTGCCTATGGTGGGGACCAAATCCCAAACACACACTCACTGACAGACATATACACTCATATAcaaacacagatacagtacatacaaacaCACTGACATACGTATATAAGCACACagacacagtacatacacacaccactgacacacacaatcacacatatacatacaaacatacatacatacacacaccactgacataaaaaaaatgcatacatatacatcactgtcacagacactaccGATAAAGACAAATACATACAAACATGCAGTATATACAAACTCTCTGGCTGAC from Dendropsophus ebraccatus isolate aDenEbr1 chromosome 1, aDenEbr1.pat, whole genome shotgun sequence includes these protein-coding regions:
- the LOC138786330 gene encoding olfactory receptor 5AR1-like, which codes for MFSLIAVVPDRSLEATIKAFAQFAIHEVKTKLNKMNQTQVIMFEFSGLTQDPALAIFLFVFFLLVYVITVVGNVGLFIIVHKTSALHTPMYYFLSYLSIVDLLYSSTVTPKMIADLSSVRKVISFTGCAIQYFFFSTCAATEVLLLSTMSYDRYAAICHPLHYPSIMTKQKCMLLGLSAFSFGILPCSVQTCCIFSLNFCGPNLVNHFFCDVPSVLKLSCSNTFTCEMIIFLFIGSYSIGSFVTILVSYIYILVAILQINSTSGRQKAFSTCSSHIICVSIFYVSVFLTYLHPPSGGFEKQDRVAAIFYSIMTPMLNPLIYSLRNQEVKAAIVNILVRDFRDWAKALRKYQDKNE